Within Oncorhynchus tshawytscha isolate Ot180627B unplaced genomic scaffold, Otsh_v2.0 Un_contig_6452_pilon_pilon, whole genome shotgun sequence, the genomic segment ttgtgttatagtctgtacgtttgtttatgtgtaactctgtgttgttgtttgtgtcacactgctttgctttatcttggccaggtcgcagttgtaaatgagaacttgttctcaactggcctacctggttaaataaaggtgaaataaaacaaattaaattaaaaGGTGAATGTGGTTCAGGACTCTGTGTACATCTCTGGCCAGCTCAGCATGATTTAGTATTGATCATGTATTGTATGTTATATTACAGGTGAGTGTGGTGCAGGACTCTGTGAACATCTCTGGCCAGTCCAACATGAACATGCTGAAGGTACCAGAGTGCCAGCTGTCAGATGACCTGGGGAACCTGTGGCAGTGTTCCCGCTTCACTGATTGTTCCCTCTATGTGGGAGGGCAAGAGTTCAAGGCACACAAATCCATCCTGGCaggtaacactactactacaccactactactactacaccacgaATACCCTCTACTAaactactgctacactactactactacaccactaatacactgctactaatactacacCACCaatatactactactgctactacaatacTACTGCTACACCACTAATACACTACGACTAAACTACtgctacactgctactactacatcactaatacactactactactacaccaccaagACATTACTTATGTTacaacaacactactactacaatacatctactactactactactacaccaatACTAAACTACTGCTACACCACCAATACACTAATACAATACTACtaaactactgctacagtactactacatcactaatatactactacaacactactaaaCTACTGCTACATTACTACAATACTGCTGCACCACTACTAAACTACTGCTACAATACTAATACACTACTACTcaactactgctacagtactactacatcactaatacactactacaccactactaaactactgctacactactactactactacaatacttTTGCTACACCACTAATACACGACTACTaagctactgctacagtactactacatcactaatacactactactacaatacttCTGCTACACCACTAATacactactgctacactactactactactacatcactaatacactactactacaacaccactactactgcacCACCACtaaactactgctgctactactactactactactctactgcgaCACTTCTACTACTACATCACAAatacactattactactacaccactactaaactactgctgctactactactactctactgcgaCACTTCTACTACTACATCACGAatacactattactactacaccaCTAGTAAACTACTGCTACTCAACTACTACACCACCAATACttttcttctactactactactactacaacactatTTCTACTACACCACTACTTAACTACtgctacaccactactactactactacatcacatatacactactacaacacaaataatactactactacaccactacgaCAATACTACTACTtcaacattactactactactactacacaactACATAACGAAAACACTGCTACTAATACACCGCTACTAAACTTTtgctacactaccactacaccactaatACACTACTTATACTGCTagtactactacaatactactactactacatcactAATGCACCacttctactattactacttcaataccatcactactactactgctactacaccaCTAATACACTACTACTAGTGCTACTACATCACTAATGCATTACTTCTACACCACTAATTTACAACTTCTACACTGCTACTCCATTACCACTTCACCAATACTATGCTACTGCGCCAATACTACTACGCTACTACACcattactactacactactaccaataCACATCTCCTATGAATACCCTACAACTACACTACTACCAATACACACCTCCTACTACTACCCTAATACTACACTACATCTACACTACTACAACTGCTACACTACTAcaggactaggaacagtgggttaactgccttgttcaggggcagaatgacagatgtttaccttgtaagctcggggattcgatcttgcaacctatATCCACTAggctggctacctgccgccccaaactaCACTATCAAACAATTACTACTACAggactacaccactactaccacaccgCCACTGTTAcgacaccaccactactactacatcacTACTACTACGACATCACCACTATTACGACACCAACGTTGCTACTACCCCATCGCTACTccaccattactactacaccACTGCTATTACCCCACCACTATTACgacaccattactactactactacaccaccgctactactacaccaccactaatactacaccactactaccactactactactacaccactactactactacaacaccaccactactacgacaccatcactactactacatcaccactattactacaccaccactactactactacaccaccactactactactacaccactattACGACACCATTaatactactacaccactactacaacaccaccactactactacaccactactacaccactattacgacaccattactactactaccccatCGCTACCCCACCACTATTACgacaccattactactactacaccgctactactacaccaccactaatactacaccaccactactgctacaccactactactactactactactacaacaccaccactactacgacaccaccactactactacatcaccactattactacaccaccactactactacactactacaccactactacaccactattacgacaccattactactactacaccactactacaacaccaccactattactacaccaccactattactacaccaccactactactacaccaccactactactacaccaccactactattacaccaccactactattacaccaccactactactacgacaccaccactactactactacaccaccactaatactacaccaccactactactactacaccattactactacaccactactactactactacaacaccaccactactacgacaccaccactactactactacaccactactacaccactattacgacaccattactactactataccactactacaacaccaccactactacgacaccaccactattactacaccaccactactactacaccaccactattactacaccaccactattactacaccaccactattactacaccaccactactactacaccaccactactattacaccaccactaccactacaccaccactactattacacCGCCACTACTAcgacaccaccactactactacaccactactacgacaccaccaccactacgacaccaccactactactactactactactacaccactactactacaccactattacgacaccattactactactacaccattactactacaccactactacaacaccaccactactacgacaccaccactactacgacaccaccactactacgacaccaccactactactacaccaccactactactacaccaccaccaccactactactacaccaccactactactacaccattATTACgacaccattactactactacaccactactacgacaccaccactactacgacACCACCACTATTAcgacaccaccactactactacagcaCCACTACTACTGCAACACCACCACATTAcgacaccaccactactactactacaccaccactactacaccattACAACTAAACTACTAGTTCCCGTTATGTGGGAGGGCAGGAGTTTAAGGCACACAAATCCATGCTAGCAGGTAATACCTTTGCTCCAGCAGTACCTGGGTTTTAATCCCCTGTCCCtagccctcccctccctctggctCCCTCTGGCTATCTCCCTTACTCTCCGTCCAGCAGTACCTGGGTTTTAATCCCCTGACCCtagccctcccctccctctggctCCCTCTGGCTATCTCCCTTACTCTCCGTCCAGCAGTACCTGGGTTTTAATCCCCTGAACCtagccctcccctccctctggctATCTCCCTTACTCTCCGTCCAGCAGTACCTGGGTTCTAATCCCCTGACCCTAATTGAATATTGCCAGTAGCTGCAACATGAAAATGTGTTAATATGTTATGGGGTTTTTGCCTCGAATCTTACTGCTGTTGTTGTCTTTGATTGACAGCAAGATCCCCCGTCTTTAACGCCATGTTTGAACATGAGATGGAGGAGAGTAAAAAGGTGGGTCTAGTTTTATTTACCTCTTTTATTTGACCCGGAATGACCGTTCCAGAGATTAAAGATACTACCGCTTTACTCCACATAGTGGACACAGGGATTTCAAACACACTATTGTCCTGTCTCAGAACCGTGTGGACATCAGTGATGTGGAGCCAGACGTGTTTAAGGAGATGATGGGATTCATCTACACAGGGAAAGCTCCCAACCTGGAGAAGATGGCCGACAACCTGCTGGCAGCTGCTGACAAAGTAAGTCATAGTCATAAGAAATTATCTGCCTGTTTCAAATGCTGTGTCAGAGCTTGAATTACGTGAGGACACTAACCCTACGTTCTGTGCCGTGCTTCTTTCCCACTACCCTGTACTGCTATGGGGAGATCATGTAACCCTACAATTATCTTCTCTCTCACTACTACTGTTATGGGGAGatggtgtatttgtatttattagggatccccattagctacttttcctggggtttattagggatccccatttgcttctcttcctggggtttattagggatccccattagcttctcttcctggggtttattagggatccccattagctactcttcctgggatttattagggatccccattagcttctcttcctggggtttattagggatccccatttagctacttttcctgggttttattagggatccccattagctattcttcctggggtttattagggatccccattagctactcttcctggggtttattagggatccccattagcttctcttcctggggtttattagggatccccattagctattcttcctggggtttattagggatccccattagctataAAACAGTGAACTGTTTTTTCTGAATGAgctaaagataaaacagtacatcatatgaCATCCCTACACCCCCACATATACACAACATTTTCAATACccccacatatccacaacatgttcaatacccccacatatccacaacatgttcaataccaccacatatccacaacatgttcaataccaccacatatccacaacatgttcaatacctccacatatccacaacatgttcaataccaccacatatccactacatgttcaatgccaccacatatccacaacacaacatgtttaataccacaacatatccacaacatgttcaataccaccacatatccacaacatgttcaatacctccacatatccacaacacaacatgtttaattccacaacatgttcaataccaccacatatccacaacatgttcaatacctccacatatccacaacatgttcaataccaccacatatccacaacatgttcaatacctccacatatccacaacatgttcaatacctccacatatccacaacatgttcaataccaccacatatccacaacatgttcaatacccacacatccacaacacaacatgttcaatacccccacatatccacatgttcaataccaccacatatccaccacatgttcaataccaccacatatccacaacatgttcaataccaccacatatccacaacacaacatgttcaataccaccacatatccacaacatgttcaataccaccacatatcccacaacacaacatgtttaataccacaacatatccacaacatgttcatacctccacatatccactacatgttcaatgccaccacatatccacaacacaacatgttcaataccagcacatatccacaacacatgttcaataccaccacatatccacaacatgtcaataccaccacatatccacaacatgttcaatacaaTCCACATAACCACAacatccacaacatgttcaataccaccacatatccacaacatgttcaatacctccacatatccacaacatgttcaataccaccacatatccactacatgttcaatgccaccacatatccacagcacaacatgtttaataccaccacatatccacaacatgttcaataccaccacatatccacaacatgttcaataccagcACATATCCagaacacaacatgttcaataccaccacatatccacaacatgttcaataccaccacatatccacaacatgttcaatacctccacataaccacaacatgttcaatacctccacatatccacaacatgttcaataccaccacatatccacaacatgttcaatacctccacatatccacaacatgttcaataccaccacatatccacaacatgttcaatacctccacatatccacaacacaacatgttcaataccacaacatatccacaacatgttcaataccaccacatttCCACTACATGTTCAATGTCACCACATTTCCAcatcacaacatgttcaataccaccacatatccacaacacaacatgtttaatactacatcatatccacaacatgttcaataccaccacatatccacaacatgttcaataccaccacatatccacaacatgttcaataccaccacatatccacaacatgttcaataccaccacatatccacaacacatgttcaataccaccacatatccacaacatgttcaataccaccacatatccacaacacaacatgttcaataccagcacatatccacaacacacatgttcaataccaccacatatccacaacatcaatgcaataccaccacatatccacaacatggtcaataccaccacatatccactacatgttcaatgccaccacatatccacaacacaacatgttcaataccaccacatatccacaacatgttcaatacc encodes:
- the LOC112235449 gene encoding speckle-type POZ protein-like A isoform X2, producing the protein MWTINNFSFCREEMGEVLKSSTFSSGPNDKMKWCLRVNPKGLDDESKDYLSLYLLLVSCPKSEVRAKFKFSLLNTKREETKAMESQRAYRFVQGKDWGFKKFIRRDFLLDEANGLLPDDKLTLFCEVSVVQDSVNISGQSNMNMLKVPECQLSDDLGNLWQCSRFTDCSLYVGGQEFKAHKSILAARSPVFNAMFEHEMEESKKNRVDISDVEPDVFKEMMGFIYTGKAPNLEKMADNLLAAADKVSHSHKKLSACFKCCVRA